The following proteins are co-located in the Roseovarius arcticus genome:
- a CDS encoding DUF1223 domain-containing protein, giving the protein MRIVISIFLTAAVLAMPTLATAEERAPVLVELYTSQGCSSCPPADAFLHKLAARDDVIALALHVDYWDYIFDDVFGKAAHTKRQYGYAGAGGRDMVYTPQIIIDGSDHVVGNRPKDVNALIDRHLAAPHSVVLTAAREGGNLSISATAKKGTRGPIIVQLARYIPQQTVAIDHGENAGHTYSYVNIVTDLVELGQWDPADPLAMKVRAKDDAPVVIILQRPSYGKVEAAALLR; this is encoded by the coding sequence ATGCGCATCGTTATATCCATTTTTCTGACCGCTGCCGTGTTGGCGATGCCCACCCTCGCCACAGCCGAGGAACGCGCGCCCGTTTTGGTTGAGCTATACACCTCTCAAGGGTGTTCGTCCTGCCCGCCTGCGGACGCATTTCTGCACAAGTTGGCGGCGCGTGACGACGTAATCGCACTGGCGCTGCATGTGGATTATTGGGACTACATCTTTGACGATGTTTTCGGCAAGGCGGCCCATACCAAACGGCAGTATGGTTATGCTGGAGCGGGCGGGCGCGACATGGTCTATACGCCGCAAATCATCATTGATGGAAGTGATCATGTCGTCGGAAATCGTCCCAAGGATGTGAATGCACTTATCGACCGTCACTTAGCCGCGCCACACTCCGTTGTGCTGACGGCGGCGCGTGAGGGCGGCAATCTTAGTATTTCTGCCACCGCAAAAAAAGGGACTAGGGGGCCGATAATTGTTCAACTCGCGCGATATATCCCGCAGCAGACTGTCGCGATCGACCATGGCGAGAATGCCGGACATACCTATTCCTACGTGAACATCGTTACTGATCTGGTCGAGTTGGGCCAATGGGATCCAGCCGACCCATTAGCGATGAAAGTGCGTGCCAAGGATGACGCGCCCGTCGTTATTATTTTGCAGCGTCCCAGCTACGGCAAGGTTGAGGCAGCGGCCCTACTTCGGTAG
- the acnA gene encoding aconitate hydratase AcnA yields MPINVGHDAAKTRKTLKSGDQKVAYYSIKAAEEAGLGDFSRLPAALKVVLENMLRFEDGKTVTLDDIKAFSEWAEKGGKNPREIAYRPARVLMQDFTGVPAVVDLAAMRDGIVALGGKAEQINPLNPVDLVIDHSVMIDEFGTPRAFQMNVDREYERNMERYQFLKWGQGAFNNFRVVPPGTGICHQVNLEYLAQTVWTDTDQNGEEVAYPDTLVGTDSHTTMINGVAVLGWGVGGIEAEAAMLGQPISMLIPEVIGFELTGKMMEGTTGTDLVLKVVEMLREKGVVSKFVEFYGKGLDHLPLADRATIANMAPEYGATCGFFPIDDETLRYLTNTGRDKDRIALVEAYAKENGFWRGADYAPIYTDTLHLDMGEIVPAISGPKRPQDYIALDRAAVTFHKYIEGQRDAKDGSENAEGRWEAEGGQPEPQDIPGDEGNHKHGYVQTDEPYQLHDGSIVIASITSCTNTSNPYVMIGAGLVARKAAAKGLNRKPWVKTSLAPGSQVVSHYLEAAGLQEDLDKIGFNLVGYGCTTCIGNSGPLAPEISKCINDNDLIGVSVLSGNRNFEGRISPDVRANYLASPPLVVAYALVGDMNIDITTAPLGQDQDGKDVYLKDIWPTQAEIAELVEATVTREAFQSKYADVFKGDDKWQAVETSEGETYDWPPESTYVQNPPYFQNMSKDPGTIEDIEGARILALLGDMVTTDHISPAGSFKESTPAGQYLRDRQVPVREFNSYGSRRGNHEVMMRGTFANIRIRNEMLDDVEGGYTVGPDGEQMSIFDAAMAYEKNGTPLVIFAGVQYGAGSSRDWAAKGTALLGVRAVIAEDFERIHRSNLVGMGVVPFEFTGGDTRKSLGLTGKESVTIKGLGQIKPQAEMACTIAMEDGTTKEITLKCRIDTAIEIEYVENGGVLNYVLRNLAKSA; encoded by the coding sequence ATGCCAATCAATGTGGGACATGACGCGGCCAAGACGCGCAAGACGCTAAAATCCGGCGATCAAAAGGTTGCTTATTACTCAATCAAAGCTGCTGAAGAGGCCGGTCTTGGTGATTTCAGCCGCCTGCCCGCCGCTCTGAAGGTCGTGCTTGAAAATATGCTGCGATTTGAGGACGGCAAAACCGTCACTCTGGATGATATCAAAGCGTTCTCGGAATGGGCCGAAAAGGGCGGCAAGAATCCGCGGGAGATCGCGTATCGCCCTGCACGCGTACTGATGCAGGATTTCACCGGCGTCCCCGCCGTCGTCGATTTGGCCGCGATGCGCGACGGAATCGTCGCGCTGGGTGGCAAGGCCGAGCAGATTAATCCGCTGAACCCCGTCGATCTGGTGATCGATCACTCGGTGATGATCGATGAGTTCGGCACTCCCCGCGCATTCCAGATGAACGTAGACCGAGAGTATGAGCGCAACATGGAGCGCTACCAGTTTCTGAAATGGGGACAGGGAGCGTTTAACAATTTCCGCGTCGTGCCCCCCGGCACCGGTATCTGCCACCAGGTGAACCTTGAATATTTGGCCCAAACTGTCTGGACCGACACTGACCAGAACGGCGAAGAAGTGGCATATCCCGACACGCTCGTCGGTACCGACAGCCACACAACGATGATCAATGGCGTCGCCGTCCTCGGCTGGGGCGTCGGCGGGATCGAAGCGGAGGCGGCGATGCTTGGCCAGCCCATTTCGATGCTGATACCCGAAGTCATTGGCTTTGAGCTGACCGGCAAGATGATGGAAGGCACCACTGGCACCGATCTGGTGCTGAAAGTCGTCGAGATGCTGCGTGAGAAGGGCGTTGTTAGCAAATTCGTCGAATTTTACGGCAAAGGTTTGGACCACCTGCCACTGGCAGACCGTGCGACCATCGCCAATATGGCACCGGAATATGGCGCGACCTGTGGCTTTTTCCCCATCGACGACGAGACGCTGCGCTACCTGACCAACACCGGCCGAGACAAGGATCGGATTGCGCTGGTCGAAGCGTATGCCAAGGAAAACGGCTTTTGGCGCGGTGCGGACTATGCACCGATCTATACGGACACCCTGCATCTGGACATGGGCGAGATTGTCCCTGCCATTTCCGGCCCCAAGCGCCCGCAGGATTACATCGCGCTCGATAGGGCAGCGGTGACTTTTCACAAGTATATCGAAGGCCAGCGGGACGCCAAGGACGGCAGCGAAAACGCCGAAGGCCGGTGGGAGGCCGAGGGCGGCCAGCCCGAACCGCAGGATATTCCGGGCGACGAGGGCAACCACAAGCACGGTTATGTCCAGACCGACGAGCCATACCAGCTGCACGACGGCTCAATCGTGATCGCGTCGATCACGTCCTGCACTAACACGTCGAACCCTTATGTGATGATCGGTGCGGGCCTCGTCGCGCGCAAGGCCGCCGCGAAGGGACTGAACCGCAAGCCGTGGGTCAAGACGTCACTCGCGCCCGGCTCTCAGGTCGTTTCGCACTATCTGGAGGCGGCTGGCCTGCAAGAGGATCTGGACAAGATTGGCTTCAACCTAGTCGGCTATGGCTGCACGACTTGCATCGGCAACTCTGGCCCCTTGGCGCCAGAGATTAGCAAATGTATCAACGACAATGACTTGATCGGGGTCAGTGTCCTTTCGGGCAACCGTAACTTTGAGGGCCGGATTTCTCCTGATGTGCGCGCCAACTATCTGGCGTCACCTCCTCTGGTCGTGGCCTATGCACTGGTCGGCGATATGAATATCGACATCACCACCGCGCCCTTGGGTCAGGACCAAGACGGCAAGGACGTCTATCTCAAGGACATCTGGCCGACTCAGGCCGAGATCGCCGAGCTGGTCGAGGCGACGGTGACGCGCGAGGCATTTCAGTCGAAATATGCCGACGTCTTCAAGGGCGACGACAAGTGGCAGGCCGTCGAAACCTCCGAGGGCGAGACATATGACTGGCCGCCGGAATCGACCTACGTCCAAAACCCGCCCTACTTCCAAAATATGTCCAAGGACCCCGGCACGATTGAAGATATCGAAGGCGCGCGTATCCTTGCCCTTTTGGGTGACATGGTGACGACCGATCACATCAGCCCGGCCGGCAGCTTCAAAGAAAGCACCCCTGCGGGCCAGTATTTGCGCGACCGCCAGGTTCCGGTGCGCGAATTCAATTCCTACGGTTCGCGGCGCGGCAACCATGAAGTGATGATGCGTGGCACCTTTGCCAATATCCGCATTCGCAACGAGATGCTGGACGATGTCGAGGGCGGTTACACGGTCGGCCCTGATGGCGAACAGATGTCGATCTTTGACGCGGCCATGGCCTATGAAAAGAACGGCACGCCTCTGGTCATCTTTGCGGGCGTACAATACGGCGCCGGCTCCTCGCGCGACTGGGCGGCCAAAGGTACGGCCCTCTTGGGCGTGCGCGCGGTCATTGCCGAGGATTTCGAGCGTATCCACCGTTCGAACCTTGTCGGAATGGGTGTCGTTCCGTTTGAGTTTACAGGCGGCGACACGCGCAAATCATTGGGTTTGACAGGCAAGGAAAGCGTGACGATCAAGGGCCTTGGTCAGATCAAACCGCAAGCCGAAATGGCCTGCACAATCGCGATGGAAGATGGCACTACGAAGGAAATCACCCTTAAATGCCGGATCGATACCGCGATCGAGATCGAATATGTCGAGAATGGCGGCGTGCTGAACTACGTGCTGCGGAACTTGGCAAAATCCGCCTAA
- a CDS encoding flagellar motor switch protein FliG: MSLPTPLARISPPAPPGASTATRLTRRQKAAIIVRFLLNEGADVPLSDLPDALQGTLTAQMGSMRYVDRATLLSVVTEFAAELEAMGLTFPHGMAGALIALDGRISPQTAARLRKEAGVRQFGDPWEQVRAADLADLIPIIQAESTEVAAVMLSKLDVTRAADLLSRLPGDTARRVTFAVSHTGGVTPGAVDRIGLSLAAQLNDMPEVAFDDGPANRIGAILNSTSSALRDDVLSGLETEDQAFAQQVRRAIFTFVNIPERVGPVDVPKFARAVDQTVLVTAIGAASAGNLAHVADFILDNMSRRLADAVREEIEEQGSVKPKEGEEAMTQVVNAIRRLQAAGEITLIDPADTNEVDG; this comes from the coding sequence ATGAGCCTACCGACCCCGCTTGCCCGCATCTCGCCCCCAGCACCGCCTGGTGCATCCACCGCGACGCGCCTGACGCGGCGGCAAAAGGCAGCAATCATTGTACGCTTTTTGCTGAATGAGGGGGCAGATGTGCCTCTGTCGGATCTGCCTGACGCGTTGCAGGGAACGTTGACGGCGCAAATGGGCTCTATGCGCTATGTCGACCGGGCTACGTTATTATCGGTAGTGACTGAGTTCGCGGCCGAGCTTGAGGCAATGGGCCTGACCTTTCCGCATGGTATGGCAGGCGCGCTGATTGCGCTGGATGGGCGCATCAGCCCTCAGACCGCTGCGCGCCTGCGCAAAGAGGCTGGCGTGCGCCAATTCGGCGACCCGTGGGAACAGGTGCGCGCCGCTGATCTGGCGGATCTTATCCCCATAATCCAAGCTGAAAGTACAGAGGTGGCTGCGGTTATGCTCTCCAAGCTGGATGTGACCCGCGCCGCGGACCTGCTGAGCCGGTTGCCAGGCGATACGGCGCGCCGCGTCACATTTGCTGTGTCGCACACTGGGGGTGTCACGCCCGGCGCGGTCGACCGCATCGGCCTATCGCTGGCCGCGCAGCTGAACGACATGCCGGAGGTGGCATTCGATGACGGTCCGGCGAACCGGATCGGCGCAATCTTAAATTCCACGTCATCGGCGCTGCGCGACGACGTGCTGAGCGGCCTTGAGACCGAGGACCAAGCCTTTGCCCAGCAAGTGCGCCGCGCGATCTTTACCTTCGTGAATATCCCCGAGCGGGTTGGCCCGGTCGACGTGCCAAAGTTCGCTCGCGCAGTAGATCAGACAGTACTTGTCACGGCAATCGGCGCCGCGTCTGCGGGGAATTTGGCGCACGTGGCGGACTTTATCCTAGACAACATGTCACGCCGCCTCGCCGATGCAGTGCGCGAAGAGATTGAGGAGCAGGGGAGCGTCAAGCCAAAGGAGGGCGAGGAGGCAATGACACAGGTCGTCAACGCCATTCGCCGCTTGCAAGCCGCAGGCGAAATCACACTGATCGATCCGGCCGATACCAATGAGGTCGATGGCTAG
- the purB gene encoding adenylosuccinate lyase has product MIPRYSRPEMVAIWSAQTKFRIWYEIEAHACDAMADLGVIPRANAEAVWKAKDVEFDVARIDEIEAVTKHDVIAFLTHLAEHVGSDEARFVHQGMTSSDVLDTCFNVQLVRASDILIADMKALLEALKRRAYEHKDTVRIGRSHGIHAEPTTMGLTFARFYAEMDRNLNRLEKARYEICTGAISGAVGTFANIDPRVEEHVCKQMGLEPEPISTQVIPRDRHAAFFAALGVVGSSIENISIEIRHMQRTEVLEAEEFFSAGQKGSSAMPHKRNPVLSENLTGLARLVRMAVVPAMENVALWHERDISHSSVERNIGPDTTITLDFALARLTGLVDKLVIYPDNMLANMNKFRGLVMSQRVLLALTQAGVSREDAYKLVQRNAMKVWEEGKDFKTELLADPDVLKALSAEEIEDKFDLGYHTKHVDTIFARVFDK; this is encoded by the coding sequence ATGATTCCCCGTTATTCCCGCCCCGAAATGGTCGCCATCTGGTCGGCTCAGACGAAATTTCGCATTTGGTACGAAATCGAGGCACATGCCTGCGACGCCATGGCCGATTTGGGCGTAATCCCGCGCGCCAATGCCGAGGCCGTGTGGAAGGCCAAAGACGTGGAATTTGACGTGGCACGCATTGACGAGATTGAGGCCGTGACCAAACACGACGTCATCGCCTTCCTAACTCATTTGGCCGAACATGTCGGCAGCGACGAGGCGCGTTTCGTGCATCAGGGAATGACGTCTTCGGATGTTCTGGACACCTGCTTTAACGTGCAACTGGTTCGTGCCAGCGACATCCTGATCGCCGATATGAAGGCGCTGCTGGAGGCATTGAAACGCCGCGCGTACGAGCACAAAGACACTGTCCGCATTGGCCGCAGCCACGGCATCCACGCAGAGCCAACGACCATGGGCCTAACCTTTGCCCGCTTTTACGCGGAAATGGACCGCAACCTGAACCGCTTGGAAAAGGCCCGTTACGAGATTTGCACCGGCGCGATTTCGGGCGCAGTCGGCACGTTCGCCAATATCGACCCCCGCGTCGAAGAACACGTTTGCAAACAGATGGGGCTGGAGCCCGAACCGATCAGCACACAGGTCATCCCCCGTGATCGCCATGCGGCCTTTTTTGCCGCGCTCGGCGTGGTGGGCAGCAGCATCGAAAACATCTCGATAGAGATCCGGCATATGCAGCGCACCGAAGTGCTGGAGGCCGAGGAATTCTTTAGCGCCGGTCAAAAAGGGTCGTCGGCAATGCCGCACAAGCGGAATCCTGTGCTAAGCGAAAACCTGACCGGTCTTGCCCGCCTCGTCCGCATGGCCGTCGTCCCTGCGATGGAGAATGTCGCCCTCTGGCACGAACGCGATATCTCGCACTCCTCGGTCGAGCGCAACATCGGCCCCGATACCACCATCACGCTGGATTTTGCGCTGGCCCGCCTGACGGGTCTGGTCGACAAACTAGTGATATATCCCGACAACATGCTGGCCAACATGAATAAATTCCGCGGCCTAGTGATGAGCCAACGTGTTTTGCTCGCCTTGACGCAGGCCGGTGTCAGCCGCGAGGATGCCTATAAGTTGGTGCAGCGCAATGCGATGAAGGTCTGGGAAGAAGGCAAGGATTTCAAGACCGAGTTGCTTGCCGATCCCGACGTTCTGAAGGCATTGAGCGCAGAGGAGATCGAGGATAAATTCGACCTTGGCTATCACACGAAGCATGTTGACACGATCTTTGCCCGCGTCTTTGACAAGTAA
- a CDS encoding bifunctional alpha/beta hydrolase/OsmC family protein: MPTERLTFTGHDGAELAARLDLPEGPHLATALFAHCFTCSKDIPAARRISARLAGAGIAVLRFDFTGLGHSEGEFENTTFTSNVDDLLLAAAALEARGMAPALLIGHSLGGAAVLRAARRLPSVRAVVTIGAPFDPSHVTHNFSGALDTITADGAAEVTLGGRSIRIGRDFVEDVSAAALAPDIAKLGRALLVMHAPRDKVVGIDNAAEIFRAAKHPKSFVTLGEADHLITRPGDAEYAAEVIAAWSARYLDLRPPAPPPGAPEGIVRVSEADPGGFLQDINSGPRHHTVADEPLAYGGTDRGMSPYGFLSAGLGACTSMTIRMYARRKEWPLTHVRVDVCHDKVHAQDASGASPEKIDRFIRTLFIEGDLDESQRARLLEIADRCPVHRTLEATSEIVTRAG; the protein is encoded by the coding sequence ATGCCCACCGAACGCCTGACATTCACTGGACATGACGGGGCCGAATTGGCCGCGCGGTTAGATTTGCCCGAAGGTCCACATTTGGCCACCGCGCTTTTTGCGCATTGCTTTACCTGTTCCAAGGATATTCCAGCAGCGCGGCGTATCTCGGCCAGGTTGGCTGGGGCGGGCATCGCGGTGCTGCGCTTTGACTTTACCGGGCTGGGCCATTCGGAGGGGGAGTTTGAGAACACGACCTTTACCTCCAACGTCGATGATCTGTTGCTGGCCGCTGCCGCGCTAGAGGCGCGCGGGATGGCCCCTGCCCTGCTAATCGGTCATTCTCTGGGCGGCGCCGCCGTGTTGCGCGCGGCGCGCCGGTTGCCGTCTGTTCGTGCTGTTGTGACTATCGGCGCGCCCTTTGATCCAAGCCACGTCACGCATAATTTTTCCGGTGCGCTGGACACGATCACAGCCGATGGCGCGGCCGAGGTCACGCTGGGCGGGCGATCCATCCGTATCGGCCGCGACTTTGTCGAGGATGTCAGCGCCGCTGCGCTCGCGCCGGATATTGCCAAGCTCGGCCGCGCCTTGCTGGTCATGCACGCCCCGCGCGATAAGGTGGTCGGCATCGACAATGCCGCCGAGATTTTTCGCGCGGCAAAGCATCCAAAAAGCTTTGTCACACTAGGAGAGGCTGACCACCTGATCACGCGGCCCGGTGATGCCGAATACGCCGCCGAGGTGATCGCCGCGTGGAGCGCACGATACTTAGACCTGCGCCCACCCGCACCGCCCCCCGGTGCACCCGAGGGTATCGTACGCGTCAGCGAGGCCGATCCGGGCGGCTTCTTGCAAGATATCAACTCCGGCCCCCGCCACCACACCGTTGCGGACGAGCCGCTGGCCTATGGCGGAACGGACCGGGGCATGTCGCCCTACGGATTTCTGTCGGCTGGACTGGGGGCGTGCACGTCAATGACGATCCGCATGTATGCGCGCCGCAAGGAATGGCCGCTAACTCATGTGCGCGTCGATGTTTGCCATGACAAGGTCCATGCGCAAGACGCAAGCGGAGCCAGTCCCGAGAAGATAGATCGCTTCATCCGCACCTTATTCATCGAAGGGGATCTGGATGAGAGCCAGCGCGCGCGCCTCTTGGAAATAGCAGACCGCTGCCCGGTGCATCGCACGCTTGAGGCAACGTCAGAGATTGTCACGCGCGCGGGATAG
- a CDS encoding lysophospholipid acyltransferase family protein: MTDESDTWFQRAREYLVNLALVTLITLAALLPYRLRIPLLGWLTSRIVAPLAGYSARVRENLALAVPDLPETEVRRLMQAVPDNAGRNLMELYSAKEFSARARHSTVYGPGLPFIDRARAEGKPVIFVTGHMGSFNAARVAMVEQGFEMGVFYRPMKNRYFNAHYAEAMGSLSQPMFEQGRRGMLQMAKHLRSGGVLAILNDLNAHGGVPLDFFGEPALTSLVTAELSLKFEAPLVPVWGIRRENGLDFDIYVEAPIPPGDPIEMTREFNARLEVQVRAHMDQWFWIHRRWKDGTGEMAERGAARLAETAETADAPTELPK; encoded by the coding sequence ATGACCGACGAAAGCGATACCTGGTTTCAACGAGCCCGCGAATATCTGGTCAACCTTGCGCTAGTCACGCTGATCACGCTCGCGGCCCTTCTGCCTTATCGCTTGCGAATTCCTTTGCTGGGCTGGCTGACGTCACGAATCGTCGCTCCGCTCGCGGGTTACTCTGCCCGGGTGCGCGAAAATCTCGCGCTGGCAGTGCCTGATCTGCCCGAGACCGAGGTCCGCCGCTTGATGCAAGCAGTGCCGGATAACGCCGGGCGAAACTTGATGGAGCTATACTCGGCCAAGGAATTTTCTGCTCGCGCACGACATTCGACCGTATATGGACCCGGCCTGCCATTCATCGACCGCGCACGCGCCGAGGGGAAACCGGTGATTTTTGTCACCGGCCATATGGGCAGCTTCAACGCAGCGCGCGTCGCCATGGTCGAGCAAGGGTTCGAGATGGGCGTTTTCTATCGCCCGATGAAGAATCGCTATTTCAATGCGCATTATGCCGAAGCAATGGGATCGCTTAGCCAGCCGATGTTCGAACAGGGCAGACGCGGCATGCTACAAATGGCCAAGCATTTGCGCTCAGGCGGCGTGTTGGCAATCTTGAATGATCTGAATGCGCATGGCGGCGTGCCTCTCGATTTCTTTGGCGAACCTGCTCTTACGTCGCTGGTCACTGCGGAACTATCCCTGAAATTTGAGGCGCCGCTCGTCCCGGTCTGGGGCATCCGCCGCGAAAACGGTCTAGACTTCGACATCTACGTCGAGGCGCCGATCCCGCCGGGCGATCCAATCGAAATGACGCGCGAGTTTAACGCGCGGCTGGAGGTGCAGGTCCGCGCCCACATGGACCAATGGTTCTGGATTCACCGCCGCTGGAAGGATGGAACCGGCGAAATGGCAGAGCGCGGCGCCGCGAGACTTGCCGAAACGGCTGAAACCGCAGACGCCCCCACTGAGCTACCGAAGTAG